A single region of the Epinephelus moara isolate mb chromosome 16, YSFRI_EMoa_1.0, whole genome shotgun sequence genome encodes:
- the LOC126403102 gene encoding uncharacterized protein LOC126403102: MDFCFATFAAVLVLLGAASCAPTGHPLHDACGAVPSSSLELNDIARSVSIKARNGSKDVLNFTTTLGWMETKDMCDPETLKQQPATCLGKMLNVLTSYMSAVERVAGFESCSKFVKEVELPIHKLHKDMSSCVKSTAEIHHQKESSTNKEETWPKGHWKEIYLCQYTMDRLFSFSILAARVFAVGDPAHHTDIVAQKCRA; this comes from the exons ATGGATTTTTGTTTCGCgacttttgctgctgttttggtGCTCCTAGGGGCTGCATCCTGCGCTCCGACCGGACACCCTCTGCATGATGCATGCGGGGCTGTGCCGAGCAGCTCTCTGGAGCTCAATGACATCGCCAGATCTGTATCAATAAAG GCACGAAATGGATCCAAAGATGTACTAAACTTCACCACCACCCTTGGTTGGATGGAGACAAAAGACATGTGTGACCCCGAGACTCTCAAACAGCAACCTGCG ACATGTCTTGGCAAGATGCTCAACGTCCTGACCAGCTACATGTCTGCAGTGGAGAGGGTCGCTGGATTTGAAAGCTGCTCCAAATTTGTCAAAGAAGTGGAGCTGCCGATACACAAACTGCACAAAGACATGAGCTCCTGTGTGAAGTCCACAGCAGAGATACATCACCAGAAG GAGTCCAGCACCAATAAAGAGGAGACATGGCCCAAAGGTCACTGGAAGGAGATTTATCTGTGCCAGTACACCATGGACAgactcttctccttctccatcCTTGCCGCTCGTGTCTTTGCTGTTGGAGATCCGGCTCATCACACAGACATTGTGGCTCAGAAATGTAGAGCGTGA